The Lutra lutra chromosome 1, mLutLut1.2, whole genome shotgun sequence genomic sequence aaaggaaattaaaggcatccaaatcggcaaagaagaagtcaaactatcactctttgcagatgatatgatactctatgtggaaaacccaaaagactccactcccaaactgctagaacttgtacaggaattcagtaaagtgtcaggatataaaatcaatgcacagaaatcagttgcatttctctacaccaacaacaagacagaagaaagagaaattaaggagtccatcccatttacaattgcacccaaaactataagatacctaggaataaacctaaccaaagagactaagaatctatacacagaaaactataaagtactcatgaaagcaactgaggaagacacaaagaaatggaaaaatgttccatgctcctggattggaagaataaatattgtgaaaatgtctatgctacctaaagcaatctacacatttaatgcaattcctatcaaagtaccatccatttttttcaaagaaatggaacaaataatcctaaaatttatatggaaccagaaaagacctcgaatagccaaaggaatattgaaaaagaaagccaaagttggtggcatcacaattccggacttcaagctctattacaaagctgtcatcatcaagacagcatggtactagcacaaaaacagacacatagatcaatggaacagaatagagagcccagaaatagaccctcaactctatggtcaactcttcgacaaagcaggaaagaatgtccaatggaaaaaagacagcctcttcaataaatggtgttgggaaaattggacagccacatgcagaaaaatgaaattggatcatttccttacaccacacccgaaaatagactcaaaatggatgaaggatctcaatgtgagaaaggaatccatcaaaatcctcgaggagaacacaggcagcaacctcttcaacctcagccgcagcaacatcttcctaggaacatcaccaaaggcaagggaagcaagggcaaaaatgaacttttgggattttatcaagatcaaaagctttttgcacagcaaaggaaacagtgaacaaaaccaaaagacaactgacagaatgggagaagatatttgcaaatgacatatcagataaagggctagtgtccaaaatctataaagaacttagcaaactcaacacccaaagaacaaataatccaatcaagaatgggcagaggacatgaacagacatttctgcaaagaagacatccagatggccaacagacacatgaaaagtgctccatatcactcggcatcagggaaatacaaatcaaaaccacaatgagatatcacctcacaccagtcagaatggctaaaattaacaagtcaggaaatgacagatgctggcgaggatgcggagaaaggggaaccctcctacactgttggtgggaatgcaagctggtgcaaccactctggaaaacagcatggaggttcctcaaaatgttgaaaatagaaccaccctatgaccctgcaattgcactgctgggtatttaccctaaagatacaaacgtagtgatccgaaggggcacgtgcacccgaatgtttatagcagcaatgtctacaatagccaaactatggaaagaacctagatgtccatctacagacgaatggataaagaagatgtggtatatatacacaatggaatactatgcagccatcaaaaagaaatgaaatcttgccatttgcgatgacgtggatggaactagagggtatcatgcttagcgaaataagtcaatcggagaaagacaactatcatatgatctccctgatatgagggagaggagatgcaacatggggggtcgagggggtaggagaagagtaaatgaaacaagatgggattgggagggagacaaaccataagtgactcttaatctcacaaaacaaactgagggttgatggggggagggggttgggagggggggtggggttatggatattggggagggtatgtgctatggtgagtgctgtgaagtgtgtaaacctggcgattcgcagacctgtacccctggggataaaaatatatgtttataaagctgaaaaaaaaaaagaaaaaaagaaaaaagaaaggatgaatacccaagttttgtagcaacatggacgggactggaagagattatgctgagtgaaataagtcaagcagagagagtcaattatcatatggtttcacttatttgtggagcataacaatagcatggaggacaaggggagatggagaggagaagggagttgagggaaattggaaggggaggtgaaccatgagagactatggactctgaaaaacgatctgagaattttgaaggggtgggggggtgggaggttgggggcaccaggtggtgggtattgtggagggcatggattgcatggagcactgggttggtgcaaaaataatgaatactgttatgctgaaaaaaatttaaaaaaaaatttaaaaaaaaaaaaaagaaatccagttcctcagtcacaggggccacatttcaagggctatATGTGGTTAGTAGGTGATCCTACTGGACAACACAGGTAtagaacatttctctttttcttctccttcttcttcttcttcttcttcttcttcttcttcttcttcttcttcttcttcttcttcttcttcttcttcttctttagtattttatttatttacttgcagagagagacacagtgagagagagaacacagacagggggagtggggagagggagaagcaggcttcccactgagagcagggagccctatgcagggcttgatcccaggaccctgggatcatgatctgagccaaaggcagacgcttaatgactaagccacccaggtgccccccccaaaatTTCTATCCCTGTAGTtagttctattggacagcatgGGGCCAGAGGGCCAAACGGAGGATACTGAATCTGTGATTTGGTTATGTGCCATTCTATGAGGGTCCCAACGTTCCTAAAGGTTTCGGGGACCTGGATATATGACCAAGTATCTATATCCTGCACTTGTGCCCACCTAAGCACAGACACTACTTCACCAGACAAGAGAAACACAGTGATGTATAGTTAAGTCTTCAGATGATTGCTTTATTTACATTCTGGCTGAAccacaaaaaagacaaaaggtacTTCAGAGTTTCCAAAGCCCTTTTGGCTGGTAGAATGGATACCACATCAGAAAAGTagcctagctttttttttttttttttaaatatatgattctaaagttttgtttatgtttttaattgcTAACATGTTCCCATAGTTCAAAAGCCAAAAGGCACAAGGCAGAAAAAAGTCACACTTCTATTCTCCATCCTCATCCCTCCCTAAAGATAACCAAACTTTGCTGTttccttactatttttttaagggaTGGGGAATGCACCCAAAACACAGCGAATAATCTGTTTatccacccccccttttttttttaacataggatACATGctgttttgtctttgcttttttttccagtgaatttTATATCACTCCTGGGGCTTTGACCTTTCTTCACTGCTGTCTCTGGGCTGAATTCCTCTCTAAGTTCTTCTGGCACCTCTCTTATACCCACTGATCTCTCCTTGCCTCATATGTGCCCTTCTCTTCTAACCAACTCCCTGCATGGTTCTGGGGTCTCTACTTCATCCTGTGTTACCGGATTTATCttcctaacttccttccttctaatAATCACTCCTAATGTGATTATTCTCATCCCCTGCTCTAAACCCTTCAGTAGCTCCCTTTGTCTTCCCAAAAAAGCCCAAGATGCTTGCCTGAAATCCGTGGCCCATCCCAACCTGCCATCCCACCCTCCTGTCCATCCATGTTCATGATCTCCCCCCTCACCTTTGTACTGGGCATCCCACTGGCTTCAGTGTCTTTCCCGAATCCTCTCCCTTTCCAAATCCTGCCCTATTTCCAAAGACCTACTCAAAAGCCACTTCTTCAATGAAGTCTTCCTCCCTCAGATTCCAACTAAAAATGGTCTCTCCCTTCCTGGCCCAGGGAGAGCACTGAGgatgtttctttttgttctggaGTTATTTGCTTCTGTTTCACACCCCCTAGCAGATGTTTTACAGGGCAAGGACTGTGTTTATCTTACACACTTTTTGCATCCTTCACTTGACTTAGAGCAATGTTGGTGCATCCTGTCTGTATCACCTGGTACacagttgttgaatgaatggtaaGCCTGGTGTTTAAGAGGACAGTGTCTGCACATTTCAGGACTCCAAGAAGTCTCAGCGAGCAAGGTCTTTATTCTCTCTACTGAAAATATCAAATTGCTTTTCTTCTACTGAGTTGCTCATAAGAAATCTGGTCATTTGGTATAAACAGGAAATCCATTTACTAATAAACGCACTTGAaagtgggggggcacctggctggctcagtcggcacagcatgcaactcttgatctctgggttgtgagttcaagccccatgttgggtatggaaattatttaaaaataaaatccttaaaaaaaaatactcggAACAAGGATGGCATGCCATTATGCTGCTTGAGAGTACATAtacactaaaaaaatgaaaagaaaaaagccttttCATCAAGCAAGGGGAGAGCTAGTCATGTTAAAAGGATTGTGATTGATACATTGTATTTTGTGAAATATGTTTCATTTATGCAATAGCTGGCTGAAGTTAAggtttaaatttaaaaggatttacCTGTAGGTAGCCGAATGTTGTAACTCTCTAACACTCGGGGGCATTACAATGTATATAACTCTTCAGAGAACCAAGCAAAGCTCTACCTCTTGTGGTAGACAGTAAGTGAACGGACTGGCCAGCAACCCCTGGTAATGCCTGGGCCACGCATATATACTGaccccattgtgtatatattttaatgtcttaaaGAGTTTCAGCATTGAGCTGGAAGTTTAAGGGCCAGTGTTGAGGTCAATGTGATCGACATAATGCTTCTGCTCCTTGGGTCCAGCACATTAGGTCATTTTCTGCATCTGtcttaaaatacaaatgagaatTCCTGCTCCCCTGTTGATGGGGATACAGAGAAGCTGGCTCTGTCTGACTTCTCGCTGGGAAGGAACGGGATGTATTTTCCCAGGTAGGTGACCACGTGCCTGCGGAAGAAGTGGCAGAGATGCTTCCGGAACCGCTCCCCGACGAAGGCATAGATGACAGGGTTGACGCAGCAGTGCGTGTAGGCGATCACCTCTGTCACCTGCATGGCCACGTCCAGCTGTTTGCTCTGCTCACAGTTTGTCTCAAAGAAGATTGTTTgaaaagcagagaggaggagggccAGGTTGTAGGGtgtccagaaaatgaaaaagaccacCATGATGACAAAAATGAGCCGGATGGCCTTGTACTTTTTCTTGCCGGGGCATCTCAGCAGTGTTTTAATAATTCCAGAGTAGCAGACAACCATGATGAGCAGAGGCAGAGCAAGACCCAAGATATTCATTCTCAGGGCATGGAAACGCTTCCATCTATCTTCTTGGTTTTTTGGGTAAAGAGGCATGCAGACATGTTGGGAGGCCTCCTTTTGGGACTCATGGAAGATAAATTCAGGGACGGTTGCTAGCCCTGCCAGGCCCCAGGTTAGAACACTCGCGATGACACCGAAAGTGACAGTCCGGGCTCGTAGGGCAAACACGGCGTGGACGATGGCCAGGTACCGGTCTATGGTCAGCAGGATGATGAAAAAGATCTCACTATATAAGCCCATGTAATAAAGCCCAGAGAGGAGTTTACACATGAAGGGACCAAAAACCCACTTGTTCCACATAACATAGTGAATCCAGAATACCAGAGAGACTAGAAAGAGCAAGTCAGAAATGGCCAAATTGAGCAGGAAGATGTTGGTCATAATCCGGAGCCTCTTATATTTTGTGAggatgaccaccaccaccacattgCCCAGCAGACCAACCACGAACACCAGGGAGTACAGCGGGGGCAAgaactgggctcccagctccctgatGTTGACTTTTTCACATGGCACTGAATCCTCATAGTCGAACACTGTGGTCTCAACAGACGCATCCATGCTCTTCATCACGGCCGTGAGGGTCTCCATTATTTTATTCCTGTGATAGATagttcaacaacaacaaacaccaaCCGCACAATTAGGCACGATAACCCTTAGTAAGCCACACCCACTGATTTACCCATTTGCCCACCAAATTACATGTGATTAAACAGCCTAGACATTTAAAGTTTCTTCAGCACGTATTTCAAAGGTATGTTGGAGAGTGGGAGGAGCGAGGTGTCAGGAACGAAAGATGTTAAGTTTTGAAAGTCAGCGTAATTCATacgggaaaagaaaaagaaatgtgatggACGGTGGTGAAGAATGGGTATGCTGACTTCTGCAAGCATTGGAGGGAGGAAATACAGAGCCGGAAAAAAGCAGGCTGGGGAATGAGAACAATAATATTATACTGGTTATTATTGCTGTATCTTTTCAGGCATTTTGAGTTTTATGTTTCATAGTTTATATATGACTTTCAAAAGCATCTTCCCTATTTAAAGACtaaatgctaataataataatagtgattgTTATTATTACAAATAACTTCCCCTCTGTGTGGCCCCTTAACAAGGCACTGTTCATCATAGCTGATGGGGAAATTGAACCGTCAAGAAATTTAGTAATTTACTCCAAATCCTCTAACAAGTAAATATACAAGTTCAGGCTAGGTCTTCAATATCTATGAACAAGTCTTTTCTTACTAGATTCTAGTGCAGTGGTTTTTAAGTTCAACTTTTGAAGACTTCATCCTTGTAATTATTACTAACTAGTATGACAATTACAGTTCTAAACACCAGTAACCTAGGCTCCTGCCCTTTACCTGCTCCTGATGATGCTGAGACAAGCCAGTTCTGTGCCAACAGCAAACACCTTGGAGTTCCTCCTTCATAAAGGGACTGAGTGGGACCAATAGGACAATGGAATTTCTTAGCGGATTCGATAATTTTTAGACTGGGAACCCTAGGTCCAGTGGCTGCCTTTCTTAAGATTACAGACTTCAGTGGAGAAGAAGGTGTTCCGCAGAGGGCAGTGAGTCCCTGCACTGTTTCCTTGGAAGACGCTCTACTGATTTCCTCTGAGGAAGGGACAAGTGTGAAGACATGAATATCTGTCCGTGGGCATTTTTCAAGGTAAGTGTAAGAAATGCAATAATTGGAGCCAAAGGCAAGGCACTATCTTTGCTTCTTAATAAAATACTGGgaccgcctccccacccccacgtgGTCAGCACCTGTCAGGGTCCTGTGTAGCCAAAGTGAGAATGGACAGGGGCAGGAGCTGTTCCCAGCCATTCCTCTCCCCAGCTGTAGGACTTGGACGAGAACGTAACTTCGAGCCTCATTTACTCATCCCCAAAATGCAGATCTTGATACCACTTGAAGTTATGTTCaggatcaaataaaattaaaaaaaaacaaaacaaaactaaaactggtAGGAAGTGGGACTGAAAGAAAAGCGACGAGAAgccatttcatataaaattagTAAGGAAGTCAGGTCTCTTGGATAGAACCTGATCTATTTCAATGGCTCCATCCTAATACATTCCACTGATCAGTAACACATCCAGGCTTTTGTGGTGGAAGACAAGATTGaaatcaactgatttctatgATCTTATCAGCATTCTTATTACTAACGGTATAATCCACAGtcgctgagaaaaaaaaaacacccattaTTTTGTCCGTTACATAGTTACAATCACAGAGAGCGTCCCTCTCTAAACTTTagtcactaaagaaaaaaaaaaagaaagaacagaactgCTTGCTCCAGAGAGCAAAAGTATAATACTCTCCACTTAATTGTTTCTATTATCTTTCGTTTTCTCTGAGACAGATCTAAAAACaagtcaaagtaaaaaaaaaaaaaaaaaaaaaaaaaaacaactcactaAGGTTTTGTTTAACTTGATGATCATGTCTTGAATTCATGTGTCACTTTCAATATGACCATGAGAAAATTACAGAATCTTTTTAGGGGCTCTAGAGTGCAATGAACAGGGAAACATGCAGGTTCTCTGGCGTCAGAAGCCAAGTCCTTGACTACTAGTTATGTGGGTTCAGTGATATGAAAACTGAAATGGTTTTCAGTCCAAATCAAAATGACTATTTCAGTGTGAAATAGTTAAGAGGTTTGAAATAagctcttaaaatcttttttttttttttgcattttggaaaTATGTTACAATAAGAGTAAGCAGACAGACAGCACCAATAATAGAGAGgcaaaaaacataaaagtaaaaaccACCCCAAATTCCCCCCATGCAGTCTACTACTAGTAACATTTCTCTATGCagatatgcatatatgtatacacgtTTTACCCAAAAAATGAGTTCATACGACTTTAGCTGATTCACTAAAATCACTCACAGGACAACCCCAGCTGTGCATGCAAAGAAATTTCTTTAGTCTCCAAAACAATTTGGATCTTACCAAATTTCCGCTGGGAAGTTGGAAAGAGGATTCACAGAGTTTAGTCCAAAGGGGTGTAAACTTAGCCTGAACCATTCATTTGAAGGGTGATTATGGTTTTGCTCATCCTCTTTACGTTGCCAGCTTATTTATTTGGGTTTCTAATCTTTTCTCATTAGTCCTTTCTAAGATGGCAGGGGAgatatgggggaggggcaagcccgggcagagggggaagagggTGCCTTGGTCTCCTGTTGGTCCTGTTTATGCGGCTGGTGTCTGCTGAGGAAGGACAATCCCATACCAATCCCGAACTTTTGGCTGGCATCTGCTGCTTTGTAGCTAATGGCCTCATGATCCATTCATTCTCCATCATGCTTGGGCATAGGCATAGCAACCTCTCCAGCTCTGGCTGGAATGGAGGACTGTTTCTGTTCCTGCCACAACATTAGGCTGCTGGCCCAGGATGAGAATCTTCTGAATTGGCAGGAACCTAGGCAGACATACTGCTCCTtgactccacatcctcaccaggtACAAACTAAGGGACACTCAAGGGTAcaaactaaattatttttctgcctgACTACCAGTTAACCATGCTGGCCACCCATGAAGGTAAGGAAGTGACTTGCAGAGAGATATCCTCTCAGAGGGTCCCCCTCAATTTATCAAACAGGCTTTCATACCCCCCAATTCTGGTCAAAACCTGGACGGGAAAGATAGGAACCCGTAAGCATGACTGCTTCCTTCTGTGACATTTGACTCTTCTCTCACAATTCCTGGAGTCAGAAGGAGAGgagccctccttcctgccccctacccctaccccccaaatctttaatttttactgTGTAAAATGTAATGTATACCCTCCATGTAAACAAGCAGAGATTTACATTcaccaatttaaaattttaatgactgTTGTAAAGTGGAATTGAAAATGAACAACTAGAATTAgagatgcttctttttttttaaagattttatttatttatttgtgagagagaatgagcagagaaaaggggcagagggggagagagagaagcaaactctctgtgGAACAGGgtgcccaacacagggtttgatcctgtgacccagagatcatgacctgagctgaaacccagtctgacccttaactgactgagctgctcaggtgcccctagagaagCTTCTTTAGAAAATAGAttgaagggtacctgggtggctcagtgggttgagcctctgccttcagctcaggtcatgatcccggggtcctgggatcgagccctgtatcgggctctctgctcagtggggagcctgcttccctctctctctctctgcctgcctctctgcctacttgtgatctctctgtcaaataaataaataaatggtgctgggaaaactggacagctatatgtagaagaatgaaacttgaccattctcttaaccgtacacaaagataaactcaaaatggataaaagaggggcgcctgggtggctcagtgggttaagctgctgccttcggctcaggtcatgatctcagcgtcctgggatcgagtccgcgtcgggctctctgctcagcaggaagcctgcttccctctctctctctctctgcctgcctctccatctacttgtgatctctctctgtcaaataaataaataaataaataatctaaaaaaaattaaaaaaaaatggataaaagacctcaatgtgagacaggaatccatcagaatcctaaaggagaacataggcagtaacctcttcgatatcagccacagcaacttctttcaagatatgtctccaaaggcaaaggaaacaaaagcgaaaatgaatttttgggacttcatcaagatcaaaagcttctgcacagcaaaggaaacagtcaacaaaacaaagaggcaatccacggaatgggagaagatatttgcaaatgacagtacagacaaaaggttgatttgatatccaggatctataaagaactcctgaaactcaacacacacaaaacagacaatcatataaaaaaatgggcagaagatatgaacagacacttctccaatgaagacatacaaatggctatcagacacatgaaaaaatgttcatcatcactagccatcaggagattcaaatcaaaaccacattgagataccaccttacaccagttagaatggccaaaattagcaagacaggaaacaacatgtgttggagaggatgtggagaaaggggaaccctcttacactgttgatgggaatgcaagttggtacagccactttgaaaaacagtgtggatattcctcaagaaattaaaaatagagcttcctatgaccctgccattgcactactgggtatttaccccaaagatacagatgtagtgaaaagaaaggccatctgtaccccaatgtttatagcagcaatggccttagtcgccaaactgtggaaagaaccaagatgcccttcaacggatgaatggataaggaagatgtggtccatatactctatggagtattatgcctccatcagaaaggatgaatacccaacttttgtagcaacatggacaggacaggaagagattatgctgagtgaaataagtcaaacagagagagtcaattatcatatggtttcacttacttgtggagcataacaaatagcatggaggacaaggggagatggagaggagaagggagttgagggaaattggaaggggaggttaaccatgagagactatggactctaaaaaacagtctgagggttttgaaggggcagggggtgggaggttgggggaatcaggtggtgggtattagagagggcacggattgcatggagcacggggtgtggtgcaaaaacaatgaatactgttatgctgaaaagaaataaaaataaaaaaaaagaaaatagattgaaGTTTGGAATGTCATtttaatcatcaaaaaaaaaaaaaaaaaagtaaatgatgcCCCCCCAGTGCTGGTGAGATTGGAGTGACCCTGGAGCAATTATGCATTCTGGATACAACATAACTGGGTTCAGTAAGTTTAGGAGCTCTTGCACAGAACAAGAACCAATGAGATACACATGGCTTTGACCCAGGGGTTCTACTCTGAGGAATTTACCCTAAGGGGAAGAAGTCCCCCAAACCAAACCAGGATGTTCATTGTGGCCTCATTTTCATgatggagagaaataaagaaatggaaagagtttAAGTGTTTGACAGTGAAGGAGACTTTGGATAAATCACAGTCCACTTACTGCAACAGATTATCATGTAGCCATTAATAAAACTAgttttagaggggtgcctggatggttcagtcagttaagcatctgcttcagctcaggtcatgatctaaaggtcctgggatagagccctgcatcaggatctctgctcagtggggagtctgcttctctctccatctacctctcctcgccactcctgctctcttctctcactctctctcaaatatataaaacctttcaaaaaaaaaaaagaaaagaaaagaaaaacaactagttttgaaggggcacctgagtggctcagtccattcaaCTTAAGtgtcagattcttggtttcagctcaggtcatgatttgaggatcctgagattgaacccAGTGTTGaactccacgctgggtgtggaacctgcttaagattctctctcttcctctccccctgccccactttttccctctcttaaaaaaaaatggcaatgggtaaataatgaaaatagttgTAGAAGGGAAGTGGATGATCATGTTTAAAGTTGCAAGATGTGGAATTTTTCTATATCCCCTTAGCGATTAAACTGTAATAAAAAGCAGTACCTTCCAGTAGGCACTGCTGGGGATATGGCAAACACATTTTCTAAAGGTAACTAGGTTGAAAGTGTGGGCAAATTTCAAGAGGAAGGGTTTAGTCATCATAACCTGAAACCACAAATTTGAGATCTAAGAGACTTGAAGTGGAACTCCCACACTAGGTAGAGcgtttgaattttgttttaaagatcttaATGTTTGGTTCTCGATCTTGGGTGGCATTAACGTGAAACCAccagactgggggaggggagatttcTCTTAGAAATTTCTCTTAGGTCTTGAGACCGAACTGGCCAGCTTCCATGGAAGACTGAGAAACCCTTCAGATGACCTGGTGTGCACAAGCTTATGGATGTGTAGGCTGTGTAGACACTGGCTCCCAGAATACTTCCAGATTATCTCAGGTATAACACTGTGACtcccacattttcttccttctactctgTGCATCTTTGTGCTTTTGGCAGATGCTGAAGTGGGAAGATAACCATGGGGCCTGTACTTCTCTTGCTGTCCCCAGGCCTTCAACCTATGTGACTGGACTCTGCGTTTAGATGTCCCTGAGTAAAATGGGTTTACAGTAATTCACACCTCTCTGCCTTTGAAGAAGTGGAGACCATTTCCCTGCACCCTTGAACACCTTCCCAGATGCAAGCTGGACCTTCTCCTAATGAGTCAGCTCAGAGAGGCCTGTTAAACTCCAAAGCCATCCCATGTAAAACCAGTGATCTGTGACCCCAACCCCTTTGTCTTGAGTGCCAGCCCTCACGGTACTTCTGAATGAAAGAAATACTCATTTTCCAGCCTAGATCAAATAATGCATGATATggtccaattctttttttttttttcagcatactggaatttatttaaatgcatGCTGTGAAACACTTTTCCCAAGCAAC encodes the following:
- the CCR3 gene encoding C-C chemokine receptor type 3 — translated: METLTAVMKSMDASVETTVFDYEDSVPCEKVNIRELGAQFLPPLYSLVFVVGLLGNVVVVVILTKYKRLRIMTNIFLLNLAISDLLFLVSLVFWIHYVMWNKWVFGPFMCKLLSGLYYMGLYSEIFFIILLTIDRYLAIVHAVFALRARTVTFGVIASVLTWGLAGLATVPEFIFHESQKEASQHVCMPLYPKNQEDRWKRFHALRMNILGLALPLLIMVVCYSGIIKTLLRCPGKKKYKAIRLIFVIMVVFFIFWTPYNLALLLSAFQTIFFETNCEQSKQLDVAMQVTEVIAYTHCCVNPVIYAFVGERFRKHLCHFFRRHVVTYLGKYIPFLPSEKSDRASFSVSPSTGEQEFSFVF